Within the Borrelia sp. P9F1 genome, the region TCAGTAGATTCCTTTACTAAAACACCCATAAACAACCTCTACTCAATTATACCATAACTAAACCCCTTACTTTCAAATTCATTTCTAACATCCTCTACTGCTACTGCTCTATTTACTAAACTAGTATTCACACTAACACCCTATGCAACACCACCAACTCTAGTTAGCGTTGTAATAATACTTTTCTAAATACTTAAACACAATCTCAATAGTGAGCACCAATGTTAACTCATTTTTATATAAAAAAGAATTACTAAACTTTCTACTTAAAAAAGCAAAAGCCCATACTTGTATTACTATTAAAGGCTACAAAAAGTAATACTAAAACTTGCCTTTACGAAATTTATCTAACCGGATTTGTTTATTTAAAGCTACAGCAGCCCGTCTTACAGCATTATCCCTCTTAAGTCTTTCTCGTCTTTTCTTCTCCTCTTCCCTATCCTGATCCGTTAAGACTGATCCATTAAAAGACTCCTGCTGCTGGGCCTGCTGCTGCTTCCCCTTACTAAAACCTAAATTTTGCACGTGAACAGTGCTTGCATCCCCTGTCTTAACTCCCTTACTTTCCTCAACTTGATATTTATACACAACCCTAACACCACGCTTGTAACCCATGCTGTCTTTAAACAATAAATCAAATATTCGGGTTACACAAAATCCTGATACGAACACACAAAAAATAAATGCAATGACCCCTAATAGATAAAACATAAAATCCTCTCCACTTATCTTAAGTATACAACCTAATTTGTTGTATTTTGACGTGTTAAGCTATTAAATCGTTGAATAACCTTCCATATGAAGTATCTTTACAGATAGGGAGGGGTGTTTTATGTATGCAAGATTGATAGGTATTTCGGTATTAACACTGTTTACTGGTTGTCAGTGGTGGCTTGAAGCTAATTTAAGGATTAAAACAGTTAATGAAACACCACAGGAGACTCCAGAGGTTGCAATTCAGAGGGCTGCTGAGGAGGTAAGTAAGGCTACTGGAAGGGGAGTTGATGAGATTAAGGGGTTGAGTAAAGAGGATCTTGATAAGATTGCTGTGGATGCAAAAAATAGTTCTTTAGAGACCCGCAATAGCACTGAGGATAGTAAAAGCAGCAAAAAGCAGGATGAATTTATTGAGGAGATACAAAAATCAACTAAAAATCTTGACTTAGCTTTTAAATCCTTTCTGGGGGCTGGTTACAACAACGAGGTTGTGACTCCTATATTAGCTAATATAGACACCGCTTCGAAAAAGTTAGAGTTGGCTAGCAAGATAAAAAAGATGGAAAAGGAGAGCGCCAACAAGTCAATAGAAGAGGTTAAAAGAGCTGTGAGGGCTCTTGGTGGTGATACGGACTCTTGTATAAGAGAGCTTGACGATCGTAAGTATCATGCAAATGCAGTAAAGGAAGGACTTAAGGAATGCGTTAAAAAGCTTATGGATAACGCAGCTGATCTGTTTCTTAAGGGTGTCCGCAATGAGTTAGAAGACCATTTAAAAAACGCTCCAGATAAGTTTAAGGAAGGCTTGAATAAACTACTGGGTGCTTCTTATGATCTGTATAATGCATCATTGAAGGTTAAGTATAAGGATTAACTAATCTATATCACTAATCTATATCAAGTAGAAAACGAAGGGTAGAACTACCCTTCGTTTTCTATTTTTATTCACTCTATTACTAAATCGTTATTTCCTTATTTCAATCACTAAATATCGTTTAAACCCTGCTGCCTTTTTACCCCTGTTTGCTTATTTTTTGTCATGAAATACATTTAAAGAGAAGGAGAGGGGCTTTTATGCATGCAAGAGTGATAGGTATTTTGGTACTAACACTATTTATTGGTTGCCAATGGTTGGATAAGGTTTTAGGTAGAGTAAAGACATCGTTTCTGGAGACACTGACTCCACCACCACATGAGGATCCGGAGGTTATATCTGAAAAGGCAGCTGAGGAGGTAAGTAGAGTTATGGGAATAAGAGCTGAAGAGATTAAGGAATTAAGTAAAGAGGATCTTGATAAGATTGCTGTGGATGCAAAAAATAGTGCTGCATCTGCTAGTAAAAGTACTATGGGCAGTACAAGCCAGAAGGATTCTGAGCTTGTTGATAATATTCAACGGGCAGTTACAAATTTTGAATTGGCCTTCAAGTCACTTGTAGGTGCTAGTTACTATAGCAGTAAAGTAACTCCTGTGCTGCTTATTCTAAATAACACTTCGCAAAAGTTGGAGTTGGCTAGCGAGCTGGCAAAAATATTGGAAGAGAGGGGTGATAAACACACACTAGATGAGATAAAGAAGATTGTGAGGGCACTTGATGGTGATGTAAGTTTTTGCTTAAACGATCTTGAAGCACGTATAGGGCTTGCAAATGCAGTAGAGGTTGGTCTTAAGAAGTGTATTAAAAGACTGCTAAATGGTGCAAGCACAGCCTTTTATGAAAGTGCTCACAAAGAGTTAAGTCACCATCTAGAAGACGCACCAGATAAGTTTAAGGGTGCTTTAAAGACACTGCAGAGTGCTGCTCTTGATATATACAACGCATCGCTGAGGGTCGCACTTAAGTATAGTTAACTTATACAAAGACTTTTTCAAGTTTACTACTTCAGTTATACCCTTATACTTAAAAATTAGTATTAATATGTAATTATATGTTTATTTCTGTTTATCCAATATAAAGCCTCGTTGCACTAATGTTTTAGTTCCTGTCTTTAGATGTAGTTTTAGTATAAAATTCTTTTGACAAAAATATAATAGAAAATTTTAAGAAAGGTGCACCGTGACTTCCTTTAAATAAAGGAAAAGAGCAGTGGCTATAAAACCATGCTACTCAGTCAAGATCCGCCCTTCTTATAAAGAGAGTCTATTCTGTTTTTTTTCTAAAGACCTGTTGACAAGTATATACAAATAATGAGTAAAAACATAAAAATGACTATAATTTGTATAAAAAGTAAGGCACATGATATCTGGTCTAAATTAAGATTCATTGAGACTGTCAGTATTAAATAGTTTTACTTTAATTTAAGATACGAGCTTATTTAATAAAGAGTACAAGCCTAGATTTCATATCTTTGATGTAGCTGGGCAAGTGAGCTATACTTCCTAACAAATGATTAAATTACTCTCTATTTTTAAGAAAAGAAAAGACGCTACTCCTGTATTCCCCCCTATTATTGTAAATCCTGGACAGTTTATTATACTTGCCAACCATTTACTTACTTCAACTAATTTTAAATTTAATCTGATCGGGTTGACGATGGCTACTGGAGCTGCAGTAACTGAGCTGCAAGGAAGGCTTTTGGTTAAGCAGAAGGATAGCAACACAATTATTTATAAATCAGAAGACACTAGCTACGAGGTTACAAGACACACCCTTTGTGATGCTGGTGTGGTAGTTGCTTACATGAGATCTCTTGTCTATAACAAGACTGATTCTCATGTTATTACATGGAAGCTGAATAGAACAATTAAGCACTTATTTAACACAAATATTACTACTAAGACTTTAATAAAAATATATTCTATTCTAATTGAACAATCAGGGCATCCTATAAAGGATGCCTGCCCGCTTAGGGGTTGTGATATCAAACTAGTTGAACATGACACGCTAGACCTCGCAGGTAAAATACGCTACATTAATTCATTTAAACCCATACAGATAACAAAGCTAATCTAGATCTCTATAAAGGAAGTGCTTCTTACATTAAGAAAACCATCGCTCTTTTAGTAGAAGATTTCTTAAAAGAGAATAGTACTACCCAGAAGACAATCTACAGTCTTAAAGCCTATCTTAAAGACAAGACAGAAGAACTTGGCATTAACTACAAATCTACATATAAATACAGAAAAGTCCTATACTCTCGTCTTCTAAAGTAGCCTCGCAACAAAGGATTGCTCAATTAGACGCTGCTTTCATCTTATCTTAGTCTTGTACCAAAGTTTTCTATATTATCTTGAACCTAAGACAAAACTAAACTGAGTATTAAATTTGGAAACATAATATAAAAAGTGTTTCTAGATTTAATACTCATCTATTTCTTCATCAAAGATTCAAATTTCTTCATTCTTTGCCGGTATTCACACTCACGCCTGTCTAGTCTATCAAGCCTGACCAGAGCATCTCTTATTGAAAGGAACAGAGGTACTCCAACTAGAACAATTATTGGAGAATACACAAGCAATACACCTAACTTTAAGAAAAGCTCATTCACGAACTCACTCACCATAAATCTCTACACATTAACAACTAGCTTACAAACTAATACTGTTATAAAATGCTATAAAGGAAAGCCAACTCACATTCATGTTCTGCAAATCCATACCCACTCTGCAAGCACATAAACATACTCAACATAACTAGCCTCCAATTATCAAACCGCCTCATAAAACATCCCCTTTATGCTTTTAAGAATTACAAAAGGTGGCTGTAAAACAGCCACCTTTTGTAATTCTTAAAAGCAAATATACCTCTTATTGCCAATTTCACTAACCTTTTCTAGTTATCTTCTCTCTGACGTGTTTTAGTTAATTATTTAGATATAATTGAATACTAAAGTAGGTGGTATATTCAGATTATTTACCTTGATATCCAAAAGATTCATTATGCATTAAAGGACCAGCGGGTTCTTTTTACAAGAGACAACCTAAAGATATCATATTTTCTCCGATTTAACAACACCGTTATTCCTTGCATACATTAAGTGTATAGGACGCTAAATTAGGTCTGTAGCAGAGTATTCTACACTTATCTTTCTGCAGCAGGTAATAAAGTATTAAGACTAAACTATATTTTACTTTAAAAAAAAGAGTCACTTTCATGTTTTATCTCATTATTTGTGTACAATTATCTGGCAGGACTGATGTGTGTTTGTAACTTGACGTCCTTGAACACGTTATTAGATATTCATTTGTATCAAAAATTATTTTGTTCCCTTTTGTATCCTAGCAGGATCGGAATAATTTTTGTGTCCTGGGGGATAAAATAATTTTCGATTGACTGCAAAAACAATTGCTTTAATAATTACTTTTTAACTAAAATTTAGACCTACTAGCTACCCATGAGCTTCCTTTCTATTCTTCTTAAGAGCAGGGTCTGGTTGTACTGCAGCTTTTGCGGCAACATCGGGAGCATCTTTTCTAATTTTACGAGCAGAAGCATCAACCCTTGCTTGTTGTTGCGGCTCTGCTACTTGTGCTGCAGCACCCTTTCCTTGTTGATCAGCAGCCTGTACAGGGTCTAATACGGGTTCTACTTTCTTCTTAAGTCTTGAAAGAAATATTTCTTTGAAATCTTTATAAATATTGACCAGTATCTTATTAAACCTGAAGCAACTTTTTGTCTCGCATAAGTACTCCTCATCCTGTTTCTTAATTACAATATCTCCACGTTCTTTATACTTCTTCTCAACCCACTCAACCACATATTCGTATATGTAGCCCCAATTCATGTCCTGTATAGTAAGGACTGGAAAATTAGTGATACTAGCGTCCTGTTTCTTCTCCTGTATCTCCTGGCTTGTATAGATTTTCCAAAACTTATCTTTTCTAACCCAAGCCCTTAATGCTAAATATTTAAGTCTAAACCTCATCTTACCTCCCATGAAGTATTCATACTGCCTCTGGAGCAACTATTTCTGAAATTTGTGTGTCCTTGTGTTACAGCTGGTGTTGTATTTTTAAATCCCCTGACCATGGTTTGCTGCGGGGCGCCTTTCTTTTTTTTAAATCTATCCAGTAAGTTGTAGTAATAAGAATTATTAAGAATTCCTCTATAGCTTATCCCATCTCCAATTTCATTTACGTACTGCCTTATTTTTTTCCTTAACTCATTCGTGCTTTGGTCTGCTAAGTATTGCCTGCAGGTTCCATTCTTTAGCCTGTTTAGTAGTATGCTAAATATGTTGCTTCTAATATCTTGTTTCTGCTCTTCTGTTTTAATTTTTGATTCCTCCACTTTTTGCTTTTGCTTTCTTATTTGCTTTTTGCTTTCATACTTATCCTTAAATCTTAGTTCCCATATGATGTAATAATCACTTACAACCCCATCTTTTCTGTCCATCATCATCCATATCTTATTTCTATATTTATTCTTAAATTGTTCCTTAAAGTGTGCTGTTATGTGTTCGATTTTATATTCACCCAAGTATTGCTTTATAGCTGTTTCTAGATTAAGCAGTGCATTGATGTAGGTTGTCTCATTAGGACTTATTTTCATTATTTTCTCTATGTACACACTACTTATTTTGTATTTCGATATTAGTCTTTTACAGATTCCTTCTTTGTATGTTTCTGGATTTACTTCTCTTTTACTTTTACTTTTTTCTAGAGGCACTTCTATAGAATTCTTATTATTATAGTTATTATTAAGGTTAATTACATCCGGAACTTTCTGATGCGAAGTAGCTTGTCTAGATTTAGATTTAATGCACTTCTTTTGCTTTAAGACGGGCTTCTTGTTACAAGATTTACTGGTATCTTTACTGTCTTTATTATTGTTATCTTTGCTACTATCTATACTGGTATCAGTATTAAATTTTATACGAGCAATATGTTCATCAAAATCGCCAATAATTATTTTATCTCTAAGCTCCCCTATAATCTCTTCTTCTAAATAAGTATCAATTATTTGCTTGTGTTTGCTTGCCAACTCCATGTTTTGTACATAATATGAGGCACTTCCATTGTCTTTACCAAACCTTAAAGTCACTGTTTTAAGCAATCCCATCTGGTTTAAGAGCTTTATATCCTTTTGTATGGTGCGTTTGCTTACCTCCCTTTCATTATCTCGTCTGAGTAAATCCATGCACATTAAATAGATGTCCCCAGCAGAGTACCTCTCCTTAGTAAGCTTGTAATGCCTATTCTTAGTGTTAATCACCCAGTATATTTTATACAATCTAGAATTGCGTCTAAGTTTTCTAGTTATCATAGCCTTAGCTTGTGCTACCTTAATTACCGTGCAAAGGGCTGCTTGCTTGAACGCGTTAAGTTTAATTAGACTAGTTAGTAATAAATTTTCTGGATTTTCTTTCTTTAGACGGGGTGTTTTATTGTATTTTTTGGCAAACTCTGCTACCATTTAAATATCCTTAGCTTCGAGACTGCTTTAGATTTTTATTATGTGTCTCGAGGCTTAATCTCAAGTCTTAGCCGTAACTAAGACTTTATTTTTTTTATTATCTCATTATAAAGGTATTGTCTAATATAGGCAATACGAAAATATGCTCTTTATCATACTTTACCACGAATCCTTGTAAACGATTGAATTGGTTTTTTCATAGACTACATCTATTGGTGGCAGGCTTGAGGATTTAAAACTCCAGATTACGGATTTAAGAAATGAATTTGCAAGAACGAGCACTAGTAATCGTGACTTGCAAAGAGAGGTTACAGAAAGCTTAGCAAAGCAAAGAACAGATATTATAGCTATTAGACAAGAGTTGGTGCACCTTGCAGCACTCATTAGTGCTTTAGTTAATTGTGTGGATAGAAGGAATTTATTAGGTGAAAGGTAAAGTATTTAAATTCATTTACAGCGTAGTATACAAATTTTTAAAAGATTATTTCATCCGAGTATACAAATCTGAAATGTTAGAGGGTGCGGGCCTTGTGGCTAGGGAGCAGTCTGGGGTGCTTGGTAGGGTTGATTGCGGTAAGCATAGGCTTGTACTCCCCTTGCAGCATCGTTTTAGGGAAAATAATCCCGTTATTGCATCATATGGATGCTACTTCCTCTGCATTTTATTCATAGCATTAGTTGTAAAGGAGATTAAGAATCGGGTCGGTAAGTGTTTTAATGAGTTTGAAGTCGATCTTTTATACAAAAGCTTTGCTTCCCTGGGAGGCTTAAGAGCAGCAAATTCTTATGTAGAGAGTCCAAACTTAATCCTTGCAAGCCTGGGACTTGATGAGTATGTTTGCTACCAGGACAAGCATTATAGTGCTGATTACGCAGCAGAGGATGCTGATATCCTTATTGGTCAGTACAAAGATGAGAGCAGCAGTCTTTATCATTTCGCAGTATTGGGTTCTGTTGGCGAGGTTGTATGGGATTCACTTGGCAACTCTAGCGCAGTAAGGAGCGGCTCACTTTCAAGTTTAAGGGTGTTTAAGCTACTTGACCGTAAGCTCATTAGTGCTGTTAAGCAGAGATTATTGGACTACAAACAACAGTTTTTAAACCTTAAAGAATCCTTAGAGGAGATTTAGAAGGCATTGTATTGAAGTATTGAATTTAAAAAATTTAAAAATGGTTAAAGGGTTTGATTGATATTTTAATGGTTTCGTTAATTAAACTCTGGGTTAGAGGTTAAAGACTAAACCATTGGGGAGGTTAATTGGATATTATAAAAAGTGTAAATATCATCCTTGATGCTGTAGGGCATCAGGAGGCTATAGTTAACAAAATTGGCGGAGAGGCAGGCGTTGTGCTTGCAAAACAGGGCCTAGATATTACAAATTCAGTAATAAATTTCGTTATGACTCTTAAGGAGCACATTGATCGGACAAATGAGCGGGCAGCCTACGAGCAGATAAAACTCAAGCTTAAGTCTGCTATAGATATAGCAGACAAGGCTACAGCTAGTGCGCAAGCAGGCGACTGGGACGCGTATGAGAGCCTTTATCCGAGAGCGAGGTCGTGCAGGCCGGGAAGCACTTGATCGCGTAGAAGCGGGGGAGTAGTGGTATTATGTTTGTACGAAAAAAAATATTACCACTACTCTCATTATTGCTGCTACTGCTCCTAGCCTCATGTTCTAGCTTAGCAAGCTTGCCTGTCGAGCCTGATATGCTTGATGGGGATAATATTGAAAGCTTGGTTGTAAATGAAGCTGAGCTTTATAAGTATTGCTTAACTCTTAATGCCTGGCTTGTTACTGCTAGGGATTATGTAGGCAAGTACTACCCTGCAGACAAATTTCCATATTTCCAAAGGTTTGATTCTCAGTACGAGGGTGGTGCGGGCTTGACTGGTGTTAGGAGTAGGATCTTGTATTACAAGAAATACGCAGAAGAGATGAGGCCCATAGCGCAGAGTATTTATGCTGCTTACAAGGCACGCAAGGAGTAGACTTGCCAGAAGAAGATGACTACAACCGAATTGAAGAGAGGGTCGATGGGGTCGTAGTAGAAGACAGCCTGCTAGACGCCAGGACTCGCGAGGATTCAAGTAGGGTTGGTGGTATTCCAGCTGAAGCAGAAGCAGTAGAAGAACCACAGTCTAGCAAGCCTGCCGACGAGCAGTCTGATGAGCAGTCTGATGAGTGTAGCCAATCGGAGCTTGATATTGTGTTCTTCACAGACGAAGGCCAGGTATTTGATCTTACTCCCTACACTGATATTACAAGCGTGTCTGTAGAGTACAGGATTACAGACCCCACACTCAAGACAGCATCAAGTGTATTTAAATTTACTGCATATGGACTTTCAAATGAGTTTCTAAACTTTCTTTTCTTCAGACAGGATGATGTATTTGTCGTGGTACGTGAGGGTGTGCGTTCTTTATTTAAAGGAATTCTGGAGAAATTTTTCACAAGAGAGGTTCTAGACTCAACTAAAGGTATAAGCTTTACTGTAGCTGATTACTCCAGATTGCTGCGCATATCATTTGAGAATCCAGTGCAATTCCCCATCAATTTCGTACCCGATTGGCTTTATGTATACAATCCTTACGTAGAAGATCAATCACTAGTACACCTAATCCTTGCAAGGACTAAGCTTGCAGACTCTATTGATAATGAGGCAGGAGAGGCTATCTTAGAAAAGGTACCTGCAGTAATTATTGATAGCGGCGAGGAGATTGAGACCATCCTTTCAGCTCTCCTTTACGAATTCGGCTGTGCATATACATTTACAGGAGAAGGCAAGCTTGCGATACTGCCTATTTGGAGATCTGAGGTTGTAAAGCGTGAGGTACTGCTTTGCAGTATTGATACTGCAAGTTATGTCTGTTCAAAAAGCAGCGCTAGTAGCTATGACTCAAATCGCATTATATGGAGAGAAGGCCAGTTTCAAAGCAAAAGTGAGGCAATAGAGCGCAGGCGCCCCCTATACTCAGCTCCCATTAACGTTGCAGGCACTGGGGGTGCTTTGTATGTAGGCGTGCTGCAAAAGGGAGTAGTATATCCTGATTTTGCAGACAAGCCGAGAAGTGCTGTTTATCAGGAATATGATCCTACATGGTTTGATACAGCATACAAATGGGATTTTACTCGCCATGAGGTATGGCATGATAAATATGCGTTAAATGAAAATCTAGCCATAATCTCGACACATAATCTTGAGGCTAGATTTAGTGCTGATTCTTCAATTAAGCTAGTTCATGAGGAGTACTATCCAACAAGAGCAAAATTATGGTTTAAAAATACTTCCCAGTCGCAAGGTTCAAGATATATATACTATTTTGATATTTATGGTGATGTATTTTATACAACCGTACGAAATATAATGCAAACAGATAATGCTGATGATTTTTATGCAAAACGAGCTGAGTATGCAACCAGATTTATATTCGATTCAAATTCTGCAGTAAGGTTATTTGACTTCCTAACTAACTTAAGGGTTAAGGGTCACACGATAGTTAATTTTAAGTCAGCACAGGAATTAGAACTAACAGATTTTGTCAGACTTAAACTTGAAGACGAGGATCTAGAGCATTTCTTTTTAATCCTTTCAAAAAAAATTATGCGGTTTGATATGCATGTACGTTTCTTTGAGTATGAAGGACTTACCTGGGGAGACTATTCCCATTATGACTACCTTACTACCTCCCAGCATATAGGAGCAGTCAGTCATAAGTTTTTCATAAAAGAAGTAATAATTGCTCCCTTCAATCATGCACTCTACGCCCAAGATGAGCTTGCTGAGCCCTATGCTGAGGATGAGACTAGCGAGCAGGCACACATAAGGCCTCACTTTACGGCTACAGGATTTAAAGACGAGGAGACAATAAGGCTTGCTGTTCAGTTTGCAAAAGCAGAGGGTGTAAATAAGATCAGGCTGCTAGCAGGTGACCTTTACCTCTACACGCCCGTGGTACTGGATAACCTGGAACTTAAAGGAACAGATAGGACTACCGTCTATACTGGCGGGTATGCAACAAATGTTTTTCGTGCCCAGAAGGCTTTCAAGCTTAAAGGATTTGCTGTCTGTCAAACTCGAATGAGTGAGCTTTTAGTAAGTGGAGGCAACTTCGCAGAATATCCACAGCCGGAAGCTGTTTATCAAGTTGAGGGTATAAACGCAGTTGAGGCAGCAGTAGTAGTACTAGATCAATGTGATGAGTACCTGTTAGGCAATAGATTTGCTGAGCCTGCCGCATTGCGACTCTGCTCTGTTTATGGACTAGTTGAGCAGGAGCGTGCTTCCATTTATGCAACCGCAGCATCTTTTATGTATCTTAAAGATATGAAATTTGGTTGCAATCTGGGTGTTGCATTGCAGAGTGAGGGTGTAGAGAAGATATTGCTTGAGAATACCCAGTTTAGTGGTACAGCTGCCGCATGGAATGTGCAGGGTGTGGCAAACATGAACGTAATGGGTTCACAAATAAGAGACTCCATAAGGCCTGCTGTGGCTAGTGGAGACAATATACTAATCAGAGGGTCTGATTTTAGTGATAATAAGAGTGCAGTAAAGCTTGCAAGGTTTTCTAGTGTAAGAGTTCAAAGCAGCCAGTTTAGCAATAATGCAGGGACAGCTTTACATCTAGAGAATGTTGCACGGGCAAGACTTACTGATAATATTTTTACCTTAAATGATGTTGGCTTTGAAAGCACACTAACACAAGACTTGCTTATGCGAGATATTTATAGTCAAAATAAGATCGCATTCATTAATACAACTAAAGCAGGTACTGCTAGCAGAATAGTTGATGCTGGTACCTATAGGGATAATACTCTAGACAAATAAGAGCG harbors:
- a CDS encoding plasmid maintenance protein, whose product is MVAEFAKKYNKTPRLKKENPENLLLTSLIKLNAFKQAALCTVIKVAQAKAMITRKLRRNSRLYKIYWVINTKNRHYKLTKERYSAGDIYLMCMDLLRRDNEREVSKRTIQKDIKLLNQMGLLKTVTLRFGKDNGSASYYVQNMELASKHKQIIDTYLEEEIIGELRDKIIIGDFDEHIARIKFNTDTSIDSSKDNNNKDSKDTSKSCNKKPVLKQKKCIKSKSRQATSHQKVPDVINLNNNYNNKNSIEVPLEKSKSKREVNPETYKEGICKRLISKYKISSVYIEKIMKISPNETTYINALLNLETAIKQYLGEYKIEHITAHFKEQFKNKYRNKIWMMMDRKDGVVSDYYIIWELRFKDKYESKKQIRKQKQKVEESKIKTEEQKQDIRSNIFSILLNRLKNGTCRQYLADQSTNELRKKIRQYVNEIGDGISYRGILNNSYYYNLLDRFKKKKGAPQQTMVRGFKNTTPAVTQGHTNFRNSCSRGSMNTSWEVR
- a CDS encoding DUF261 family protein, which produces MKGKVFKFIYSVVYKFLKDYFIRVYKSEMLEGAGLVAREQSGVLGRVDCGKHRLVLPLQHRFRENNPVIASYGCYFLCILFIALVVKEIKNRVGKCFNEFEVDLLYKSFASLGGLRAANSYVESPNLILASLGLDEYVCYQDKHYSADYAAEDADILIGQYKDESSSLYHFAVLGSVGEVVWDSLGNSSAVRSGSLSSLRVFKLLDRKLISAVKQRLLDYKQQFLNLKESLEEI
- a CDS encoding BBA14 family lipoprotein, which encodes MFVRKKILPLLSLLLLLLLASCSSLASLPVEPDMLDGDNIESLVVNEAELYKYCLTLNAWLVTARDYVGKYYPADKFPYFQRFDSQYEGGAGLTGVRSRILYYKKYAEEMRPIAQSIYAAYKARKE
- a CDS encoding right-handed parallel beta-helix repeat-containing protein → MPEEDDYNRIEERVDGVVVEDSLLDARTREDSSRVGGIPAEAEAVEEPQSSKPADEQSDEQSDECSQSELDIVFFTDEGQVFDLTPYTDITSVSVEYRITDPTLKTASSVFKFTAYGLSNEFLNFLFFRQDDVFVVVREGVRSLFKGILEKFFTREVLDSTKGISFTVADYSRLLRISFENPVQFPINFVPDWLYVYNPYVEDQSLVHLILARTKLADSIDNEAGEAILEKVPAVIIDSGEEIETILSALLYEFGCAYTFTGEGKLAILPIWRSEVVKREVLLCSIDTASYVCSKSSASSYDSNRIIWREGQFQSKSEAIERRRPLYSAPINVAGTGGALYVGVLQKGVVYPDFADKPRSAVYQEYDPTWFDTAYKWDFTRHEVWHDKYALNENLAIISTHNLEARFSADSSIKLVHEEYYPTRAKLWFKNTSQSQGSRYIYYFDIYGDVFYTTVRNIMQTDNADDFYAKRAEYATRFIFDSNSAVRLFDFLTNLRVKGHTIVNFKSAQELELTDFVRLKLEDEDLEHFFLILSKKIMRFDMHVRFFEYEGLTWGDYSHYDYLTTSQHIGAVSHKFFIKEVIIAPFNHALYAQDELAEPYAEDETSEQAHIRPHFTATGFKDEETIRLAVQFAKAEGVNKIRLLAGDLYLYTPVVLDNLELKGTDRTTVYTGGYATNVFRAQKAFKLKGFAVCQTRMSELLVSGGNFAEYPQPEAVYQVEGINAVEAAVVVLDQCDEYLLGNRFAEPAALRLCSVYGLVEQERASIYATAASFMYLKDMKFGCNLGVALQSEGVEKILLENTQFSGTAAAWNVQGVANMNVMGSQIRDSIRPAVASGDNILIRGSDFSDNKSAVKLARFSSVRVQSSQFSNNAGTALHLENVARARLTDNIFTLNDVGFESTLTQDLLMRDIYSQNKIAFINTTKAGTASRIVDAGTYRDNTLDK